Proteins from one Triticum aestivum cultivar Chinese Spring chromosome 7A, IWGSC CS RefSeq v2.1, whole genome shotgun sequence genomic window:
- the LOC123151981 gene encoding 2-hydroxy-palmitic acid dioxygenase MPO1 codes for MLGLLRVAWWRWSSMEAKRRRRGVLDLEAQFAFFRSQHRHPVNAAAHALLAGPILFTNLLILHFLPLPLPLDPALALALAYAASYLAVDRRAGALAGLLFLGAWAASRALAARLGFALSWKLVLATQLFCWTWQFLGHGLFEKRGPTVRELPEVFLMEPFLILLQILNKLFGYEPYPGFSKNVDKKMEADLSLRKSRELKQSKMN; via the exons ATGCTTGGTTTACTTCGAGTTGCTTGGTGGAGGTGGTCGTCCATGGAGGCCAAGAGGAGGCGGCGCGGCGTGCTGGACCTGGAGGCGCAGTTCGCCTTCTTCCGGTCGCAGCATCGCCACCCGGTGAACGCCGCCGCGCACGCGCTGCTCGCCGGGCCCATCCTCTTCACCAACCTCCTCATCCTCCACTTCCTGCCGCTGCCACTGCCACTCGACCCggcgctcgccctcgccctcgcctacGCCGCCTCCTACCTCGCCGTGGACCGTCGCGCCGGGGCACTAGCCGGGCTGCTCTTCCTCGGCGCCTGGGCCGCCAgccgcgccctcgccgcccgcctcggctTCGCGCTCTCCTGGAAGCTCGTGCTGGCCACGCAGCTCTTCTGCTGGACCTGGCAGTTCCTCGGCCATGGACTCTTCGAG AAGAGAGGGCCGACGGTGAGAGAACTTCCCGAGGTGTTCCTCATGGAGCCATTCCTCATCCTGCTGCAG ATACTGAACAAACTGTTTGGCTATGAGCCATACCCTGGATTCAGCAAGAACGTGGATAAGAAGATGGAGGCCGATCTCAGTCTCAGGAAGAGCAGAGAACTCAAGCAGAGCAAGATGAACTGA